A stretch of Prunus dulcis chromosome 6, ALMONDv2, whole genome shotgun sequence DNA encodes these proteins:
- the LOC117630152 gene encoding probable LRR receptor-like serine/threonine-protein kinase At3g47570, translating into MGGNETDRLALLAIKAQIKQDPHNVTSSWNESIHFCFWHGVTCSRRHQQRVTRLDLQSQKLVGSLSPNIGNLSFLRELELQNNSFSNKIPPEIGHLRRLQVLYLNRNSFSGPIPYNISYCSNLIFMYFGFNGLVGKIPSEFGSLSKLRSFVVEANNLTGEIPPSLGNLSSLEAIGATQNSLVGSIPTSLGQLKNLTILSLGSNNLSGTIPPSIYNLSALGLFSVGRNKIQGRLPSDLGKTLPNLQSFSIALNQFFGSLPLSLSNATNLRLLQMQFNNFTGQMPDFRNLQDLEIFIIQRNHLGSGTDGDLSFVSDLTNATELKQLIAGENNFGGTLPTSISNLSTKLEIFWFFRNQLHGSIPTELGNLINLESLDMMENSLTGNIPTEIQKMSSLVQLDISFNTLSGSIPASLGNLTKLYELYFQGNNLEGVIPSSLGNCKRLILLDLSNNKLSGAIPQQVIGLPSLSVLLNLSMNNLTGSLPMEVGKLKSLGVLDVSNNMLSGELPSSLGSCESLEVLYLQGNFFKGPIPSSMIGLKAIGELDLSRNNLSGEIPKFLGGFVFLKKLDLSFNEFWGAVPTGGGAFKNASAISITGNTKLCGGIADLQLPKCKSRKGGLSRSLKLIIPLVLSGVALLGIVMVMSYFFLCSSRRKRKEIPLSTLANHFLQVSYATLLRATDEFSSANLIGAGSFGSAYKGILDDNDKHQLVAVKVFNLLRHGASKSFMAECEALRNIKHRNLVEIITACSSVDFHGNDFKALVYKYMDRGSLEEWLHPPTEIEEVREGPKSLNLDQRLEIAIDVACALDYLHNHCETQIVHCDLKPSNVLLDNEMTGHVSDFGLARFLSQETGINVSNNHTSSIGIKGTVGYAAPEYGMGSEVSTNGDVYSFGILLLEMFAGKRPTDDMFNGDLNLHTYVKMAFPNRVMEIVDSTLFEGGTNERRVQKIEVCLNSIFRIGIKCSAESPTHRLKNISDAASELHSIRDVLLG; encoded by the exons ATGGGAGGCAACGAGACCGATAGGCTTGCACTGCTAGCCATCAAAGCTCAAATAAAGCAAGATCCTCATAATGTAACGAGCTCCTGGAATGAATCCATTCACTTTTGCTTCTGGCACGGTGTCACCTGCAGTCGACGACACCAACAAAGGGTCACAAGGCTAGACCTCCAATCTCAAAAGCTGGTAGGGTCCCTGTCTCCAAACATAGGAAATCTAAGTTTCCTAAGGGAACTAGAACTACAGAACAACAGCTTCAGCAATAAAATCCCTCCAGAAATTGGGCATTTGCGTAGATTGCAGGTACTGTATCTAAACCGTAACTCATTTAGTGGCCCTATTCCGTACAATATATCATATTGCTCCAACCTCATCTTCATGTATTTCGGTTTCAACGGGTTGGTGGGTAAAATTCCATCTGAATTTGGCTCTTTGTCGAAGCTTCGAAGCTTTGTTGTAGAAGCTAATAATTTAACAGGAGAGATCCCTCCTTCCTTGGGAAACCTTTCGTCTCTCGAGGCAATTGGTGCAACTCAAAATAGCTTGGTGGGAAGCATCCCTACTTCTCTGGGCCAATTGAAAAACTTAACAATTTTGTCATTGGGCTCAAACAACTTATCTGGTACCATTCCTCCCTCCATCTATAACCTCTCTGCTCTTGGTCTTTTTTCCGTAGGAAGGAACAAAATTCAAGGGAGGCTTCCATCAGACTTAGGAAAAACTCTTCCTAATCTCCAATCCTTTAGCATCGCTTTAAACCAATTTTTTGGATCCTTGCCTCTCTCACTATCAAATGCCACGAATCTGCGATTACTTCAAATGCAATTTAACAACTTCACAGGTCAGATGCCGGATTTCCGAAATCTTCAAGACCTAGAGATATTCATCATTCAACGGAATCATCTCGGAAGCGGTACAGATGGTGACTTGAGTTTCGTTTCGGACTTGACCAATGCCACAGAGTTAAAACAGTTGATCGCGggtgaaaacaattttggagGGACGTTGCCCACATCAATATCCAATCTTTCAACCaagcttgaaattttttggtttttcagaAACCAACTACATGGAAGTATCCCAACAGAATTAGGGAATTTGATCAACTTGGAGTCGTTAGATATGATGGAAAATAGCTTGACGGGTAACATTCCCACTGAAATTCAGAAGATGTCAAGCCTTGTGCAATtagatatttcttttaatacaTTATCAGGAAGCATTCCGGCCTCTTTAGGAAATTTAACTAAGTTATACGAACTCTACTTTCAAGGAAATAATCTTGAGGGCGTCATCCCTTCAAGCCTGGGGAATTGCAAGCGGTTGATATTATTGGATTTATCTAATAATAAACTTAGTGGCGCAATACCTCAACAAGTTATCGGCCTCCCGTCCTTATCAGTGCTTTTGAACTTGTCGATGAACAACCTTACGGGTTCTCTTCCGATGGAGGTTGGAAAGTTGAAGAGTCTAGGTGTACTGGACGTTTCTAATAACATGTTATCCGGAGAACTTCCTAGTAGCCTTGGTTCATGTGAGAGTTTAGAAGTTTTGTACTTGCAAGGCAACTTCTTCAAGGGGCCTATTCCCTCATCTATGATTGGGTTGAAAGCCATAGGAGAATTAGACCTTTCTCGCAACAATTTGTCGGgtgaaattccaaaattcttAGGGGGCTTTGTCTTCTTGAAGAAACTAGAcctatcattcaatgaattttggGGAGCGGTACCAACTGGAGGAGGTGCTTTTAAAAATGCAAGTGCGATTTCAATTACTGGCAACACCAAGCTCTGTGGAGGTATTGCTGATCTGCAACTGCCCAAGTGCAAGTCCAGAAAAGGAGGATTATCTCGTAGCTTGAAATTAATAATCCCGTTAGTACTTTCCGGAGTTGCTCTTCTTGGAATAGTTATGGTGATGTCCTATTTCTTCCTCTGTTCGtcaagaaggaaaaggaaagagattCCGTTGAGCACATTGGCGAACCATTTTTTGCAAGTGTCATATGCTACTCTTCTAAGAGCTACTGACGAGTTCTCTTCGGCTAATTTGATTGGGGCAGGCAGTTTTGGGTCTGCGTACAAAGGAATTCTTGATGATAATGATAAACATCAACTTGTTGCTGTGAAGGTGTTCAACTTGTTACGCCATGGAGCATCGAAGAGTTTCATGGCCGAATGTGAGGCTTTAAGAAACATCAAGCATCGAAATCTTGTCGAGATTATAACTGCGTGTTCAAGTGTTGACTTTCATGGTAATGACTTCAAGGCTCTGGTTTACAAGTACATGGACAGAGGAAGCTTAGAGGAGTGGCTGCATCCTCCTACTGAAATTGAAGAGGTAAGAGAGGGACCCAAGAGTTTAAATCTAGATCAAAGGCTAGAGATTGCCATTGATGTTGCTTGTGCATTGGATTATCTTCATAATCATTGCGAAACACAGATAGTTCATTGTGATCTCAAGCCAAGCAATGTTCTTTTGGACAACGAGATGACTGGACATGTTTCTGACTTCGGACTCGCAAGATTTCTCTCCCAAGAAACTGGTATTAATGTTTCCAACAATCACACAAGTTCCATTGGAATAAAAGGAACGGTTGGTTATGCTGCTCCAG AGTACGGTATGGGAAGCGAGGTGTCAACAAATGGAGATGTCTACAGCTTTGGTATTCTTCTGTTAGAGATGTTCGCAGGAAAGCGACCCACCGACGACATGTTTAATGGGGACCTAAACCTTCATACTTATGTTAAAATGGCTTTCCCTAATCGAGTTATGGAGATTGTAGATTCAACACTTTTTGAAGGAGGCACCAACGAGAGAAGGGTTCAAAAGATTGAGGTGTGCTTGAATTCAATATTTAGAATTGGAATTAAATGCTCTGCTGAATCTCCAACGCACCGTCTGAAGAATATCAGTGATGCTGCATCTGAGCTACATTCCATTAGAGACGTTCTTCTTGGATAG